The DNA window GCTGGGCCAAGGCTGGCAAGCTCACGTCCATCCGCACCCTGGGTGGACACCGCCGTTACCGCGAGGCCGAGGTTCGCGCACTGCTCGCGGGAATTCCGCAGCAGCGCAGCGAGGCCTGAGGTCGCGCAAGCACCCCTGCTTTAACGGGTTCGTATCGGGTCCCCCAATCCGATGAAACCCACATGGCTTCATACGACTGAGCCTGCCCCAACAGGTTCACCAGTCGTCGATCGCGCTGGACTCCGCCGGGTCCAGCGCGATCTTTTTTATGCCCGGACCGGGCAGGTGTCGAGCTGGTGTGCGGTGGCCGGCGGGGTGGGGTGCCATTGCACATATTAAATCGAGCAGGTGTATGCGTGCGATAAACGTACACATCTCAAAAACTCATACGGTGACTCCCGTCACAGATGATCACTCTTGTATGCACGGGAATGCACCCCGTAAGGGGGGTGCCCGGCCGGAGCGCCTCATACGAACGGGGGATTCTCGCGGGTGGGGCTGTCGGCGCGGGAGGGGCGCAGCGCGCCGGACCGCGGTGCGGCGTGGCGGAGCGGGGCTTTGCGGCGGCCGGGACCGCCCTGGACGCCGGAACGGGCCCCCGAAGGGCCTGGCGGCGCGGGAAGGCCGCGTGCGGCGCCGGCGGACGGCCACGGTGAGCCCCGGCGGTCCCAGGAGCACAGGAGCCCCCAAGGCCATCCGCGCCCTTCCCCGCCAACGCGTCAGGGCCCGCATCCCCTGAGGGGATGCGGGCCCTGACGTTTCTGCGAACCTGACGGGACTTGAACCCGCGACCTCCACCTTGACAGGGTGGCGAGCTAACCAACTGCTCCACAGGTCCTTGATTTGCGGCCGCTCGGCGGCTGCGAATCAGACTGTACCGCAGCTCAGGGGGTGCAGTCGAACCGGACCACGCGGCCGGTCACGGAGCGGCCGCGTCCACGGCCTTCACGATCCGCTTGTCGGAGATCGGGTACGCCGTCCCGAGGGCGTGCGCGAAGTAGCTGACGCGCAGTTCCTCGATCATCCAGCGGATGTCGGTGACCGCCGCCGGCACGGGCCGGCCCTTGGGCATCTGCTCCAGCAGCCACGCGTACTCGTCCTGCATCTCGTGCACCTTCTCCATGCGCGTGGTGTCGCGCTGGACGCCCGTGGGCATCTGCTGGAGCCGCCGGTCCACCGCCACCAGGTAGCGCATGAGGTCGGGCAGCCTGCGCAGCCCGGCCAGCGTCACGAAGCCGGCCGGCATGAGGGCCGCCAGCTGCGTCTTCACGTCCTGGAGGTTGGCGGCCAGCGCGAGGCTGCTGTTGGCCTTCAGCCGGCGCTCGCACGCCTGCCAGGCGGCCAGCACCTGCTGGACCTGCCCGATCGTGCGCACGGTCGTGTCCACCAGGTCGGCGCGGACGGCCTCGTAGAGCCCCCGGAAGCCGGCCTCGTCCCACGCGGGGCCGCCGTGGTCGGCGATCAGCCGGTCGGCCGCCGCGGTCGCGCAGTCGTCGAACAGTGCCTGGATGGAGCCGTGCGGGTTCCTGGACAGGGCCAGCTTCTGCTGGTTCGTCAGGTGGTCCGAGGCGAACTTCGCCGGATTGACCGGGATGTTCAGCAGGATGAGGCGCCGGGTGCCCAGCCACATCGCCTGCTGCTGCTCGGCCTCGGTGTCGAAGAGCCGTACGGAGACGGTCGCGCCCTCGTCCACCAGCGCCGGGTACGCCTTCACCGGCTGGCCGGCCCGCCGGGTCTCGAAGACCTTCGTCAGCGTCCCGATGGTCCAGTCGGTCAGCCCGGTCCGCTCCACCGACTCCCCGCCCGCCCGCTCGGCGGTGGCCGCGGCGGCCTGGGAGAGGGCCTGGCGGGCCTTCGGCTTCAGCCGCAGCCGCAGCGCCTCCAGGTCCTTGTCCTCGGCGAGGTTCTTGCGGCGCTCGTCGACGATCCGGAAGGTGATCTTGAGGTGGTCCGGGATCCGGCTGAGGTCGAAGTCCTCGGCCGAGACCGGAACCCCGACCATGCGCTGGAGTTCGCGGGCCAGCGTGACCGGCAGCGGCTCCTGCAGGGGCACCGCCGTGTCCAGGAAGCGGCCGGCGAAGTTGGGCGCCGGGACGTAGTGGCGGCGGATCGGCTTGGGCAGCGACCGGATCAGCTCCGTGACGACTTCCTCCCGCAGACCCGGGATCTGCCAGTCGAAGCCCTCGTCGGTGACCTGGTTCAGCACCTGGAGCGGAATGTGCACGGTGACACCGTCCGCGTCCGCGCCCGGCTCGAACTGGTAGGTCACCCGGAACTTCAGCTGCCCCTGCCGCCAGGTGTCCGGGTAGTCGGCCTTGGTGACCCCGGCCGCCTTCTCGGTGAGCAGCATCTCCCGCTCGAAGTCGAGGAGTTCGGGCTCCTCGCGCTTCTTGTGCTTCCACCAGGAGTCGAAGTGCGCCCCGGAGACCACGTGCGCCGGGATCTTCTGGTCGTAGAAGTCGAAGAGGGTCTCGTCGTCCACCACGATGTCGCGGCGCCGGGCCCGGTTCTCCAGCTCCTCCACCTCGGTGAGGAGCTTGCGGTTGTCCGCGTAGAACTTGTGGTGGGTCCGCCAGTCGCCCTCGACCAGCGCGTTGCGGATGAACAGCTCGCGCGAGACCTCGGGGTCGATCCGGCCGTAGTTGATCTTCCGCTGCGCCACGATCGGCACGCCGTACAGCGTGACCTTCTCGTAGGCCATCACGGCCGCCTGGTCCTTCTCCCAGTGCGGCTCGCTGTACGTGCGCTTGATCAGGTGCTGGGCGAGGGGCTCGACCCACTCGGCCTCCACCTTGGCGTTGACCCGGGCCCACAGCCGCGAGGTCTCCACCAGCTCCGCCGACATCAGGAACTTCGGCTGCTTCTTGAAGAGCGCCGAGCCCGGGAAGATCGCGAACTTGGCGGACCGGGCCCCCAGGTACTCGTTCTTGTCGGTGTCCTTGAGCCCGATGTGCGAGAGCAGGCCGGCCAGCAGGGAGATGTGGATGCTCGTCTCGGGCGCGTCGGCCTCGTTGACGTGGATCCCCATGGTCTTGGCGACCGTGCGCAGCTGCGAGTAGATGTCCTGCCACTCGCGGATCCGCAGGAAGTTCAGGTACTCCTGCTTGCACATCCGGCGGAAGGAGGACGAGCCGCGCTCCTTCTGCTGCTCGCGCACGTAGCGCCACATGTTCAGGAACGAGAGGAAGTCGCTGGTCTCGTCCTTGAAGCGGGCGTGGTTCTGGTCGGCCTGGGTCTGCTTGTCCGAGGGCCGCTCGCGCGGGTCCTGGATGGACAGGGCCGCCGCGATGACCATGACCTCGCGGACGCAGTTGTTCTTGTCCGCCTCCACGACCATGCGGGCCAGGCGCGGGTCCACGGGCAGCTGGGAGAGCTGGCGGCCCATCTGCGTGAGCCGCTTCTTCGGATCCTTCTCCGCCGGGTCGAGGGCCCCGAGCTCCTGGAGCAGCTGCACGCCGTCGCGGATGTTGCGGTGGTCCGGCGGGTCGAGGAAGGGGAACTTCTCGATCTCGCCCAGCCCCGCGGCGGTCATCTGGAGGATGACGGAGGCCAGGTTGGTGCGCAGGATCTCCGCGTCCGTGAACTCCGGCCGGGCGTTGAAGTCGTCCTCGGAGTAGAGCCGGATGCAGATGCCGTCGCTGGTGCGGCCGCAGCGGCCCTTGCGCTGGTTGGCGCTGGCCTGCGAGATCCGCTCGATGGGCAGGCGCTGCACCTTGGTGCGGTGGCTGTAGCGGGAGATCCGGGCGGTGCCCGGGTCGATCACGTACTTGATGCCCGGGACGGTCAGGGAGGTCTCGGCGACGTTGGTGGCGAGGACGATCCGGCGGCCCGTGTGCTGCTGGAAGACCCGGTGCTGCTCGGCGTGCGAGAGCCGCGCGTAGAGGGGGAGGACCTCTGTGAAGCGCAGATTCCGCTTGTTCAGCGCGTCCGCCGTGTCGCGGATCTCGCGCTCTCCGGAGAGGAAGACCAGGATGTCGCCCGCGCCCTCGGCCTGGAGCTCGTCCACGGCCTCGCAGATCGCGGTGATCTGGTCCCGGTCGCTCTCCTCGGAGTCCTCTTCCAGGAGCGGCCGGTAGCGGACCTCCACCGGATACGTCCGCCCGCTGACCTCGACGATCGGCGCGTCCCCGAAGTGCCGGGAGAACCGCTCC is part of the Streptomyces subrutilus genome and encodes:
- the bldC gene encoding developmental transcriptional regulator BldC, which gives rise to MTARTPDAEPLLTPAEVATMFRVDPKTVTRWAKAGKLTSIRTLGGHRRYREAEVRALLAGIPQQRSEA
- the hrpA gene encoding ATP-dependent RNA helicase HrpA; translation: MSTSFAALQTLLGEISLRDAHRLGRRLEGARRIRKPEARQAVLDEIAAEAAKAAGRLSGRASRMPEITYPENLPVSQKKDEIAEAIRDHQVVIVAGETGSGKTTQIPKICMELGRGVRGMIGHTQPRRIAARTVAERIAEELKSEIGQTVGWKVRFTDQVDPDATFVKLMTDGILLAEIQTDRELRAYDTIIIDEAHERSLNIDFLLGYLATLLPKRPDLKVVVTSATIDPERFSRHFGDAPIVEVSGRTYPVEVRYRPLLEEDSEESDRDQITAICEAVDELQAEGAGDILVFLSGEREIRDTADALNKRNLRFTEVLPLYARLSHAEQHRVFQQHTGRRIVLATNVAETSLTVPGIKYVIDPGTARISRYSHRTKVQRLPIERISQASANQRKGRCGRTSDGICIRLYSEDDFNARPEFTDAEILRTNLASVILQMTAAGLGEIEKFPFLDPPDHRNIRDGVQLLQELGALDPAEKDPKKRLTQMGRQLSQLPVDPRLARMVVEADKNNCVREVMVIAAALSIQDPRERPSDKQTQADQNHARFKDETSDFLSFLNMWRYVREQQKERGSSSFRRMCKQEYLNFLRIREWQDIYSQLRTVAKTMGIHVNEADAPETSIHISLLAGLLSHIGLKDTDKNEYLGARSAKFAIFPGSALFKKQPKFLMSAELVETSRLWARVNAKVEAEWVEPLAQHLIKRTYSEPHWEKDQAAVMAYEKVTLYGVPIVAQRKINYGRIDPEVSRELFIRNALVEGDWRTHHKFYADNRKLLTEVEELENRARRRDIVVDDETLFDFYDQKIPAHVVSGAHFDSWWKHKKREEPELLDFEREMLLTEKAAGVTKADYPDTWRQGQLKFRVTYQFEPGADADGVTVHIPLQVLNQVTDEGFDWQIPGLREEVVTELIRSLPKPIRRHYVPAPNFAGRFLDTAVPLQEPLPVTLARELQRMVGVPVSAEDFDLSRIPDHLKITFRIVDERRKNLAEDKDLEALRLRLKPKARQALSQAAAATAERAGGESVERTGLTDWTIGTLTKVFETRRAGQPVKAYPALVDEGATVSVRLFDTEAEQQQAMWLGTRRLILLNIPVNPAKFASDHLTNQQKLALSRNPHGSIQALFDDCATAAADRLIADHGGPAWDEAGFRGLYEAVRADLVDTTVRTIGQVQQVLAAWQACERRLKANSSLALAANLQDVKTQLAALMPAGFVTLAGLRRLPDLMRYLVAVDRRLQQMPTGVQRDTTRMEKVHEMQDEYAWLLEQMPKGRPVPAAVTDIRWMIEELRVSYFAHALGTAYPISDKRIVKAVDAAAP